From the Scatophagus argus isolate fScaArg1 chromosome 21, fScaArg1.pri, whole genome shotgun sequence genome, one window contains:
- the LOC124052843 gene encoding dickkopf-related protein 3-like isoform X4, with protein sequence MLNMPHSPPKEAAKALRESAPIAKASTAVCDHDRACGRGFSCDRHFGLCVALRGEGQYCRRDAQCVRGLSCMFGKCHRSIPNGQEGARCKVDRDCGASMCCARHHGEQVCKRRLIRGESCYVPDGGLAFSINQICPCDEGLLCRESSASHQRERDFIYQPEQTSWTCQVPKL encoded by the exons ATGCTCAACATGCCTCACAGCCCTCCTAAAGAGGCAGCAAAAGCACTTCGAGAAAGCGCCCCCATCGCCAAAGCAAGCACG GCTGTCTGCGACCACGACAGGGCCTGTGGGCGAGGTTTCTCCTGTGATCGACACTTTGGTCTTTGTGTTGCTCTCCGAGGGGAGGGTCAGTACTGTCGAAGGGACGCCCAGTGTGTCCGCGGACTCAGCTGCATGTTTGGGAAGTGCCATCGCAGCATCCCCAACGGACAAGAGG GTGCCAGATGTAAAGTTGACAGGGACTGCGGGGCATCCATGTGCTGCGCTCGACACCACGGCGAACAGGTGTGCAAGAGACGTCTGATCCGTGGCGAGAGCTGCTATGTTCCCGATGGAGGCCTGGCATTCAGCATAAACCAGATCTGTCCCTGTGATGAGGGGCTGCTTTGTCGTGAAAGCAGTGCGTCACACCAGAGAGA GAGAGATTTTATTTACCAGCCAGAACAAACAAGTTGGACCTGCCAAGTCCCCAAACTTTGA
- the gucy2g gene encoding guanylate cyclase 2G yields the protein MRVMLRAVCISSKRHTFVLHFTLVLTAAAVINNSNNGSQPHKLIIGFQAPWNMSLPFSALRLGSAMQIAVEKVNTNPSFLGNYSLDFVYIDTDCNPKVSLGGFIQQVWKENVSALFGPACPEEAEVTGLIASTWNIPMFGFVGQSSKMDNNDIYDSYIKIVPPLKRSSEVLVKTLEFFGWNHIAMIGGGLESNTWDKVDALWKTIEIPLRSKFKLATAVKFDTSNPQLVHRNIKYIATVSRVIVVLTNKEDSMALLLEAERQGLMNGNYVFFLVQHFEVSGSVDNLWKHALNSRLNRDAIRAFDMVFIIGQKSYEGYEYYDFFEQVFERLKGQPFWSNLTSEREVSPYSAYLHDAVLLYAMGLKEVLKDGKDPHNGRQLLHRLKNRNSIRFYGASGLVHFDEDGERNLDYSIYDLQHVGDVTKFVPILHFDSHTKAVRPTSMFASVVWPKGRPPSDKPECGFNNELCEWLINDIALLALLVTFPAMGVLAVACIGVLILQKFRLQTRLDDSCWWLINYSDITIIRECSGVQGLSPSTTASQTGSGGSQSTFSNNSYGLKDKTGREHIYTTIGLYQGNQVAIKYIKTHISSNIQKPSVIAEFNVLKEMKHENLVQFFGVCIEPPNVCLVLQYCRKGSLKDVLRASDVELDGMFKISFAYDIVNGMEFIHKSNLRFHGNLKPSTCLVDSRLQIKLSGFGLWEFKYGSKNKIIPLENSNYNEMYWTAPELLRQVGVPVNGTPKGDVYSFAIILWELMYNSKGGPYQDINLEPKEIIMQLRTPFQGEPLRPVLCEQLCDENINSLLRACWSENPDHRPPFGSIRRQMRDTSPDSHANILDNMVEKLEKYANHLEEVVEERTNQLTAEKTRADKLLSSMLPRYIADQLMAGKAVEPQSYDIVTIFFSDIVGFTSMCSVSSAMEVVTFLNDLYSLFDDIIRMYDVYKVETIGDAYMVASGVPISNGNQHAFEISTMALHFLSSIKVFRIRHMPAESLAIRIGIHSGPVVAGVVGTTMPRYCLFGDTVNMASRMESNSLPLKIHLSQSTADILVQAGLFELEERGEIAMKGKGSHKTYWLLSKQGFNPPVIAHNPQPADSVKVQTEKLGMTRGAEKKAHKTLTKAHMTDGMMTSVHI from the exons ATGCGAGTGATGTTGAGGGCAGTATGTATCTCCAGCAAGAGGCACACATTTGTGCTTCACTTCACACTTGtgttaactgctgctgctgtcatcaaTAACAGCAACAATGGGTCTCAACCTCACAAGCTGATCATTGGCTTCCAGGCTCCCTGGAATATGTCCTTGCCCTTCAGTGCCCTGAGGTTGGGCTCAGCCATGCAGATAGCCGTGGAGAAGGTAAACACCAATCCCTCTTTCCTGGGGAACTACAGTTTGGATTTTGTGTACATAGATACAGACTGCAATCCCAAAGTTTCCCTGGGAGGATTCATTCAGCAGgtgtggaaagaaaatgtgtctgCACTGTTTGGTCCAGCATGTCCTGAAGAAGCCGAG GTCACTGGTCTTATTGCATCCACATGGAACATCCCCATGTTCGGCTTTGTGGGACAATCCTCCAAAATGGACAACAACGATATCTATGACTCCTACATCAAAATTGTGCCCCCTCTTAAAAGAAGCTCGGAGGTCTTGGTGAAGACCTTGGAGTTCTTCGGGTGGAATCACATAGCGATGATTGGAGGGGGATTAGAGTCAAACACTTGGGACAAAGTTGACGCTTTGTGGAAAACCATTGAGATTCCGCTCAGATCCAAATTCAAACTGGCTACTGCGGTCAAGTTTGATACCAGCAACCCTCAGCTTGTTCATCGGAATATTAAATACATCGCAACAGTCAGCAGAG TGATTGTGGTGCTAACGAACAAAGAGGACTCTatggctctgctgctggaggctgaGAGACAGGGTCTGATGAACGGCAATTACGTGTTCTTCCTCGTGCAGCATTTTGAGGTCAGTGGCAGTGTG GATAACTTGTGGAAACACGCCCTGAACAGCAGGCTTAACCGAGATGCCATCAGAGCTTTTGACATGGTCTTTATCATTGGCCAGAAATCCTATGAAGGCTATGAGTATTATGACTTCTTTGAACAAGTTTTTGAAAGACTGAAAGGGCAGCCATTCTGGAGCAACCTGACATCTGAAAGAGAG gtTAGCCCATACTCTGCCTATCTGCATGATGCAGTGCTTCTTTATGCGATGGGACTGAAGGAAGTCCTCAAAGATGGCAAAGACCCTCACAACGGTCGGCAGCTGCTACACAGActaaaaaatagaaacagcaTCAGATTTTATG GTGCGTCTGGACTAGTTCACTTTGACGAAGACGGGGAGCGGAATCTGGACTATTCCATTTATGACCTGCAGCATGTAGGTGACGTCACAAAGTTTGTACCCATCCTGCATTTTGACAGTCACACCAAAGCTGTCCG GCCAACTTCTATGTTTGCTTCTGTGGTCTGGCCAAAAGGAAGACCCCCTTCTGATAAACCAGAATGTGGTTTCAACAACGAGCTCTGTGAATGGCTGATTAATG ACATCGCCTTGCTGGCTCTGCTCGTGACCTTCCCTGCCATGGGTGTGCTAGCAGTTGCGTGCATCGGGGTCCTCATTCTGCAGAAGTTTCGACTCCAGACGAGGCTCGATGACTCCTGCTGGTGGCTGATCAACTACAGCGACATCACCATCATCAGGGAGTGCTCA GGAGTTCAGGGTTTATCTCCAAGCACCACAGCCAGTCAAACTGGGAGCGGCGGCTCTCAGTCCACTTTCTCCAACAACAGCTATGGCCTGAAGGACAAGACAGGGAGGGAACACATCTACACCACCATTGGTCTCTACCAG GGAAATCAAGTGGCCATCAAGTACATCAAGACCCACATTAGCAGTAACATCCAGAAGCCTTCAGTTATCGCAGAATTCAACGTG TTGAAAGAGATGAAACATGAGAACTTGGTGCAGTTTTTTGGTGTTTGCATCGAGCCACCGAACGTCTGTTTGGTCTTGCAGTACTGCAGGAAAGGCAGTCTGAAG GATGTTCTGAGGGCTTCAGATGTTGAGCTGGATGGGATGTTTAAGATCTCCTTTGCTTATGACATTGTCAAT gGAATGGAATTTATTCACAAAAGTAACCTGAGGTTTCATGGGAACCTGAAGCCCAGCACGTGTCTGGTGGATAGCCGACTACAGATAAAACTCTCCGGCTTCGGACTGTGGGAGTTTAAATACGGGAGCAAAAACAAGATAATCCCACTGGAAAATTCCAATTATAACG AAATGTACTGGACAGCCCCTGAGCTTCTGAGGCAAGTCGGTGTCCCCGTCAATGGAACCCCCAAAGGTGATGTCTACAGCTTTGCCATCATCTTGTGGGAACTCATGTACAACTCTAAGGGTGGCCCATATCAGGACATCAACCTGGAACCCAAAG AGATTATCATGCAGCTGCGGACACCTTTCCAGGGAGAACCCCTCCGACCAGTGCTGTGCGAGCAGCTGTGTGATGAGAATATCAACTCACTGCTGAGGGCCTGCTGGAGTGAAAACCCTGACCACCGACCACCTTTTGGGTCTATAAGGAGACAGATGAGGGACACCAGCCCAGACAG TCATGCAAATATACTGGATAATATGGTGGAAAAGTTGGAGAAATATGCAAATCAtttggaggaggtggtggaggagaggacCAATCAGCTCACAGCAGAGAAGACCCGTGCAGACAAGCTTCTCTCCAGCATGTTACCAAG GTACATTGCAGATCAACTGATGGCAGGGAAAGCAGTGGAGCCGCAAAGCTATGACATCGTGACCATCTTCTTCTCTGACATTGTGGGCTTCACCTCCATGTGCTCTGTCAGCTCTGCGATGGAGGTGGTGACGTTCCTCAACGACCTCTACAGCCTCTTCGATGACATCATCAGGATGTACGATGTCTACAAA GTGGAAACAATTGGTGATGCATACATGGTAGCCAGCGGTGTACCTATCAGCAATGGCAATCAGCACGCTTTCGAAATATCTACAATGGCTTTGCACTTCTTAAGTTCCATCAAGGTCTTCAGAATCCGCCATATGCCCGCTGAGAGTCTTGCAATTCGCATTGGGATACACTCTG GTCCAGTGGTTGCTGGAGTGGTAGGCACCACGATGCCTCGCTACTGTCTGTTTGGTGACACGGTCAACATGGCCTCCCGCATGGAAAGTAACAGCTTAC ccCTGAAGATTCACCTGTCTCAGAGCACTGCTGACATTCTTGTCCAGGCTGGATTGTTCGAGCTGGAGGAAAGAGGGGAAATCGCAATGAAG GGTAAAGGGAGTCATAAGACCTACTGGCTGCTGAGCAAACAGGGATTTAATCCTCCTGTTATTGCTCACAACCCTCAGCCAGCTGACAGTGTCAAAGTACAAACAGAG AAACTAGGAATGACCAGAGGTGCTGAGAAAAAGGCCCATAAAACCCTGACCAAAGCTCACATGACCGATGGCATGATGACTTCAGTGCACATTTAA
- the LOC124052843 gene encoding dickkopf-related protein 3-like isoform X2 gives MLGNLWMLFLCLCFSWAEARIWAWMLNMPHSPPKEAAKALRESAPIAKASTAVCDHDRACGRGFSCDRHFGLCVALRGEGQYCRRDAQCVRGLSCMFGKCHRSIPNGQEGARCKVDRDCGASMCCARHHGEQVCKRRLIRGESCYVPDGGLAFSINQICPCDEGLLCRESSASHQRE, from the exons ATGTTGGGGAATCTGTGGATGCTCTTCCTGTGTCTCTGCTTCTCCTGGGCCGAAGCTCGTATATGGGCCTGGATGCTCAACATGCCTCACAGCCCTCCTAAAGAGGCAGCAAAAGCACTTCGAGAAAGCGCCCCCATCGCCAAAGCAAGCACG GCTGTCTGCGACCACGACAGGGCCTGTGGGCGAGGTTTCTCCTGTGATCGACACTTTGGTCTTTGTGTTGCTCTCCGAGGGGAGGGTCAGTACTGTCGAAGGGACGCCCAGTGTGTCCGCGGACTCAGCTGCATGTTTGGGAAGTGCCATCGCAGCATCCCCAACGGACAAGAGG GTGCCAGATGTAAAGTTGACAGGGACTGCGGGGCATCCATGTGCTGCGCTCGACACCACGGCGAACAGGTGTGCAAGAGACGTCTGATCCGTGGCGAGAGCTGCTATGTTCCCGATGGAGGCCTGGCATTCAGCATAAACCAGATCTGTCCCTGTGATGAGGGGCTGCTTTGTCGTGAAAGCAGTGCGTCACACCAGAGAGAGTGA
- the tectb gene encoding beta-tectorin: MMSLNFLSLLRSYYEISQQHCSMASVGALLMFLPVAWTCSPQKADYVMVSCFPNAIIANVPECPYGWEIDQLSLGGVCYTGIHSPGYYRFVISDLTPKNHSYCGTQSEYMPGKDPKYIFYNSIVSNDTSLTVRNQPVNYTFSCVYRAAYLVNNAVFSQRVATVYVNNGSLGTFKSQLSMNVFTNSKFLYAKDAPYVIDTSEIGSEVFIGIEAKGLSNRFKVVINNCWATPTPYSTDKKRWSLIINSCSSDSTVNIFENAKDSRSMFKFNSFRFQRLEKVSTVWLHCEVQVCDGDRLICQPGPCSSRSLSSEAEPNGGVLTAEFHIKGNESSNNGHIKDTSVFILLVVLINTCWYLVNVSRM, translated from the exons atGATGTCCTTAAATTTTCTCTCATTGCTGAGGTCTTATTATGAAATCTCTCAGCAGCATTGCAGCATGGCTTCTGTGGGTGCGTTATTAATGTTTCTGCCTGTTGCGTGGACATGCTCTCCCCAAAAAGCAG ACTACGTTATGGTTTCGTGCTTCCCCAACGCCATCATTGCCAACGTCCCAGAGTGTCCTTATGGCTGGGAGATTGACCAGCTGTCACTGGGTGGCGTCTGTTACACTGGGATCCACAGTCCGGGCTACTACCGCTTCGTCATCTCAGACCTAACGCCCAAAAACCACTCGTATTGTGGCACACAGTCTGAG TACATGCCTGGCAAAGACCCCAAGTACATCTTCTATAACTCCATTGTGTCCAACGACACGTCGCTCACAGTCAGAAACCAGCCGGTCAACTACACCTTCAGCTGCGTGTACCGAGCAGCCTACCTGGTGAACAACGCAGTCTTCAGCCAAAG AGTGGCTACAGTATATGTCAACAATGGGAGTTTAGGCACTTTTAAATCACAGTTGTCTATGAACGTGTTCACG AATTCAAAGTTCCTGTATGCCAAGGATGCGCCCTATGTGATCGACACTTCTGAGATCGGCTCTGAAGTTTTCATCGGCATCGAGGCCAAAGGACTAAGTAACAG ATTCAAAGTTGTAATAAACAACTGCTGGGCCACTCCCACCCCTTACTCAACAGACAAGAAGCGGTGGAGTCTCATCATTAACAG CTGCTCCTCTGACAGCACGGTGAATATTTTCGAGAACGCCAAAGACAGCCGCTCCATGTTCAAGTTCAACTCTTTCCGCTTCCAGCGGCTGGAGAAGGTGTCCACAGTGTGGCTTCACTGCGAGGTCCAGGTGTGTGATGGAGACAGGCTCATCTGTCAGCCC GGCCCCTGCTCCTCCAGAAGTCTGTCATCAGAGGCAGAGCCAAATGGGGGGGTCCTTACTGCGGAGTTTCACATTAAAG GAAATGAGTCCTCCAATAATGGACACATAAAAG ACACGTCGGTATTCATCCTGCTGGTGGTCCTGATAAACACGTGTTGGTATTTAGTGAATGTATCCAGAATGTAG